A region of the Dichotomicrobium thermohalophilum genome:
TCAGAGGGCTTCAGGACAAAGGTGTTGCCGCAGGCGATGGCCACCGGATACATCCACATCGGCACCATGGCGGGGAAGTTGAACGGCGTGATGCCCGCCACCACGCCGAGCGGCTGCCGGATTGCATGGCTGTCCACGCCGCTGCCGACTTCCTCGCTGACTTCGCCCTTCAGAAGCTGCGGCATGCCGGCAGCGAACTCGGCGACCTCCAGCCCGCGCTGCACCTCGCCCAGCGCGTCGTCGTGCGTCTTGCCGTGCTCTTCGGAAATCGCCTCCGCGAGCTTGTCGGCGTTCGCGCGCACCAGCTCCTTGAAGCGGTCGATCATGCGCGCCCGGCGCAGCACGGGCGTGCGCGCCCAGGCGGGAAACGCCTCCTTGGCTGCGGCGACGGCGCGTGCCACGTCATCGATGCTGGCAAGCTGAACCTGCCGAACAACCTCTCCGGTGGCCGGGTTGTAAACGTCGGCGGTGCGTCCGCCTGTGCCGTCCACGCGCTGGCCGCCGATATAGTGCTTGATCTGGTCCATGATCGCTTCCTCGCCCTTGTTTTTGGCGCAGCCTTACCTGCGCTACATCACTTCGTCGGTGCGGTCCCCGGTTTCGCCGTAGCGGTGCAGGGCCGGCGGCTTCAGCCCTTCATAGAGCTGGTCGATGTTGGCGTTAACTTGCTCGCCATGCTGCGCGAAGAGCGAGTTCCCCGCAAGGTCGCTGTCGACGATGAACGGGCCGAAATTCTCGACGTCGAACAGCCACATGGCCTGCGCGATGCCGAGTTCGTCGATCCAGAACACGTCGCGCACCCCCTTGATGCCGCGCCCGAGCAGCGCGCCGGTACCGTAGCCGACGGTCGTGAGGTAGACGGCCCCCATCGGGGCCAGCGTCTTCTTGTAGTCCTCGCTGGGCATGCCGCCCTTGCCGATGACGATCTTGGTGCCGGTCAGCTCCAGCCACTGCTTCATCCACTTGGAGAAGCGGAAGCTGGCGGTCGCCGTAACGCCGCCGATACGGTAGCCGCCGTCATCCGTCTGTGCCGCGGCGGGCGAGCAGTGGAAGTTGACGTTGCTCAGGCCGGTGAGATCCACCGGCAGCGGCTGCCCCTCGCCGATCACCTTCTGGTAGACGCCCTCGCGCGCGGTGTAGACGACGCCGTTCAGATAGACGACGGAGCCGAGTTCGAGCGCGGCGATGTCCTCCGGCTTGGCCGGCAGGTTCAGGCTGACTTGCTTGAGGCCGCTTCCTGACTGTCCCATCCGATCGTCTCCCTGCGCATGTAAGGGGTAAACCATTTCGGGTCGGTGCGATATTCGATCGACCCGTCAGCATGAATGCGGGCGGTCGCGCGGCGCGACGACAGGCAGAAGGTGTGTACGCTCATCGGCATCCCGCCCGTGTGGGTGAAGCCGCATTCGACGTGCACATCCACACACATCGACGAGCCGACGAAGCCCATCGCGCCCATGCCGATATTGTTGCCGAGTTCCTTCAGCTCGTCCTCCAGTTCGGCGACCTTCGGGTCCGGGTTCTTGTCACCGACAGGGCGCAGGCACGCCGCCTGCTTGCCCAGCACCATGCAGATATCCTTCGAGCCGCCGAGCCCGACGCCGACGATGGCCGGCTGGCACGCCAGACCACGCTTGCCGAAGGCGATCAGCGTGTCGAGGAAAAAACGCTTGATGCCGTCGATTCCGTCTCCTGGGAACAGCATCCGGTAGTCGGTGCCGAACAGCCCGCCCTTGTGGACGGTGGTGATGTCGATCCAGTCGGCATCCGGCTCGAAGCTCCATTCGACCTCCGGCGCGTTCAGGCCGACATTGTTGTTGTGGTCGTGCCGCCAGAGCGGGTGGACGCGGTTCGGGCGCAGCGGCACGTCGTGGGTGGCGCGGGCCGTGGCCGAGCGCAGCGCGCGCTCGAAGCCGACAAACCCGCCGTCGAATTTCGCCTCGTTGCCGACCTTGATGAAGTAGCGCGGCAGGCCGGTATCGGCGCACATTGGACGGCGGTCTTCGGTCGCGGCTTCCCAGTTGTCGATCATGGCCTTGAGGACAAAGGCGGACAGGTCGCCTTTTTCCATGTCGACCATGCCCTTGATCCCGTTGAGATAGTCCTCCGGGATGTCGATCGCGGCCTTGGTCATGACGTCGTAGGCCGCTTTTTCGATCGTTTCGTTGGCGATCACGGCAAGTCTCCTCGCTATTCCGCGGCGACCGATGGGTCCAGCAGCGTCTGTCCGGGCTGGACGATATCAAAGCTCACCGGTGCCATTTCCAATTTCAGTTCGTCGCCCTCCAGCGAAATTCGCGTGTAACGCGTTGCGTCGAGATCGCCGGTTTCCGGGAAATCCTCGCGGTAATGCGCCCCGCGCGAATCCTCGCGCGCCAGCGCGGCCGTGGCGATCACCTTGCTGGCCATCAACAGGCTCTTCAGGTTGAGCCAGTCATGCCAGGTCAGGTTGAAGCGGCGGTCGCCGTCGGCGAGCCCGGTGTGGTCCAGCTCGGCTTCATAGTCGGCCAGCTTCGACAGCCCGCGCTTGACGCCCGCTTCCTCGCGCATCACCCCGACATCGTCCCACATCGTCTGCCACACGCGCTCGCGCAGGCCGAGAAGATCGCCGGGGGGCTGCGAAAACGGATATTCCGCCCGGGCAACGCTTGCGTCGATAGCCGCCTCATCCGCTTCCCGCCAGCCCTCGCGCGCAGCGAAGGCTGCCATGCTGTCGCCCGCGATGCCGCCGAAGACGGTCGAGTTCGCCACGCCATTGCCGCCCAGCCTGTTGGCGCCGTGCACGCCGCCGCAGTCCTCGCCCGCGGCGAACAGGCCGGGCAGGGCGGTGGAGGTGTCCGGTTCGAATTCCGCGCCGCCCATGAGGTAATGCGCCGTCGGTACCACCTCGACGCGCCCGCCGGCCAGGTCGAAGCCGCAGTCCGCGCAACGCTTGACCATGCCGGGGAACATCTTGGCGACCTTCTCCGGGCCGAGATGCGCCATCTCGATGTAGACCCCGCCCATTGGCGTGGTGTGGCCGTCGCGCATTTCTTTATAGATCGACCGGCTGACGATATCGCGTGTGGCGCGCTCGCCGCGCGCGTCATATTTGTGCATGAAGCGCTCGCCGCGCCCGTTGAGCAGGTAGCCGCCCGCCCCGCGCAGGCCTTCTTCCAGCACGGTGCCGGTCATGCGCGTGTCTGGCCCGCCGAGCAGGCCGGTGGGGTGAAACTGCACCATCTCCATGTCGCGCAAGCTCAGCCCGGCGCGCAGCGCCATCGCCAGCCCGTCGCAGGACTTGTCGCCCGAAGGCGTGTGATAGAGATACATCGTCGGCCCGCCGCCGCTTGCCAGCAGCACGGCCTTGGCCTGTACGAAGCGGTAGACGCCTTGACGCATGTCGATCAGCAGCGCGCCGGCCGCGCCCGAGCCGTCTTTCGCCGGGATGATGTCGAGCGCGCGGTGTTCTTCCATCGCGCTGACGCCGCGCGCACGGACCTGTTCCATCAGCCGGTTGATGATCTCGATGCCCGTCAGGTCGCCCTTGTGGACTGTGCGGTCGAAGGTCTGACCGGCAAAGGCTTTCTGGTGGAGCGTGCCGTCCGGATTGCGGTCGAAGAAGCAGCCGACCTCGTTTTCCAGTTCGCGGATGCGCTCGATCGCGGTCACGCAGAGTTTCCAGGCGAGATCCTGCCGGGGCAGCCACTTCCCGCCCTCGATCGTGTCCATGAAATGCCGCTCGATGGAGTCGCCCGCCGCCAGCGCGACATTGTAGCCGCCCTGAACCATCCGCGTGCAGCCGCATTTGCCCATCAGGCCCTTGACGGCGATCGTTACGTCGAGATCGGGGTTCGCCTGCTTGGCGTGCAGCGCCGCGAAGAGACCCGCGCCGCCCGCGCCGATGATCAGAATATCCGTGCGGTGGCGTTCAATCTGCATCAGAAAGCTCCCAGCAAGAAGGCGCCGCCTGCGACGACCGCTGCGCCAATGCCGGCCGTGATCCAGCCTTCGCGCGCACCATCGCGCCACGGCAGCAGCTCCAGCGCGAGCAGGCGAAGACCGAAAAAAAGATGAATGGTCAGCAGCACCACAAGGCCCCACTCCGCGACCTTGAACAGCGGCGTATCGGCGAGCACCAGGAAGCGGTTCAGCTCCGCCGCCCCCTCCAGCGCCAAGCCGAGCACCAGGAAGTGCAACGGCAGGAACAGCGCCAGCGCGATGCCCGAAATCCTGTGGCCGATGAAGGCCCAATAGCTGCGGTGACGGCGCGGCGAGCTTCTCATACCGGCCCTCCGATCACGGCGATCACGGCCCGCGCGCCCATCGCGACAAGCACGACTGCAAACAACACCATCGCCCAGTCCACCAGCCTGCGTGACAGCGGCGTCCACTCGATCAGCACGTTGCGCAGGCCGATGGGCGCGTGCACAGCGGCGGCGAGCACGAACAACGAATAGAATGCCGCCCAGCCGATGCTCCCTTGCGTGCGCCCGAGGATCGCGTCGGCGGTCAGGCCCTGACGCACGGCGTAGATGATCAGCAGCAGATGCACGAGCACGAGCGGGGCCAGCAGCATGGCTGACAGGCGCTGCGCGATATAGAGATTGCGCTCCATTTCACCGCACTCCCAGGAAGTCGAGCAGGGTCATCCGCCGCAGCCCGGCGATGCTCTCGGTCGGGCTGATGCCGATCGGGCAGTGCTTCATGCAGCTTCCCTGCGTGTGACAGGCACCGCAGCCGCCCGCCTCGCTGACCTTGCGCAGCGTCTCGCGCTGGGCGGTGTGGCGCTCGTCATTCATCAGCGTCCAGGCGCGGTTGAGCGCGGCCGGGCCAAGATAATCGTCGTTCCAGGAGACGACATCGCAGGCGGCGTAGCAGATGCCGCAGTTGATGCATTCGATGCCGCGATCGGCGTTGCGCCGCTTCTTGCTGGTGGGGTTAACCGCCGCTGGCGCCTCGTTGCGCGTTTTGGCGCCCTCGAAGCGGCCACCGGCCTTCTGCCACTTGTCGAAGAACTCGCTCATGTCGCAGGCGAGGTCCTTGATGACCGGCATGTTGCGCAGCGGCTCGATGGTGATATGACCGTCGCCGGCGACGCGGCGCACATGCGTGCGGCAGGTCCAGCGCGGCACACCGTTCACGGTCATCGCGCAGGAGCCGCAAACGCCTACGCGACAGGCAAAGCGATAGGCGAGCGCCGGTTCGTGGTGGCGCTGAATCTCTGTGACGACGTCGAGCACAGTCTGGTTCTCGCGCCACGGCACGGTGTAAGTCGCGAACGCGCCATCCTTGCCGCCGCGCCAGACATCCACGCGGAGATTGCGGGTTTCCTCGGTCTCAGTGGGTTTTTGCAGTGCCTCTTGCATAGCCTAGTGTGCTCCTGGCGCGTCCTTCGCGAAAACCGGCGCGGGCTGCGCGTCCAGCTTGACGTTGATGCAGGCTGGTTTGCCGCTCGCGCGGGCACGCGCAAGGGCTGGCCCGAGTTCCTCGGCGGTGGTGACGTATTCACCGTGTGCGCCCAGCCCTTCAGCGGCCTTGTCATAGCGCGTCGGCAGCAGATCGCAGCCCGTCTGGCGGTCCGCGCCGAACTCGCGAATCTGCAGCATTCGCTCGGCATTCCAGCAGGCGTCGTTGCCAATGACGAAGATGGCGTTCGCGCCCTCGCGGACGGCGGTGTCGAATTCGCCCAGGTAGAAGCCGGCGGTCCCGTCCCCGAGCGTGCAGATGACGGTCGCATCGGGGTCGGCGATCTGCGCGCCGATGGCGTTGCCCATCGCGCTGGCGATTGCGGCGGAGACGCCGTTCATCACCCGGCGCGACGCATTGACAAAGCCCTGCATCCACTGCCCGAATTCACCGCCATCGGCGACGTAGATCGCGTTGCCCGCGCTTTCCACCACCTCCTGCAGCGCCTGCGCGACATCGAGCGGCACAACGCCGTCACCAGTCGGCGGCAGCGCTTCCATCTCGCGATTGGCCAGCGCCTCGGCCACTTCAGCGCGCCAGGCATCGCGCGGGTTGCCGACGCTCGCCCCCTCGATCAGGCGCTCGGCGCACAGGTCGGCGTCGGCCTTGATCCGGCCGGTGAGTCGCGACCCGAGCGCGCGTTCGGCCTGCTCCAGCGCCGATTCATCCGGCGCAACGGCAAACACGTTGGCATCAGCGGGGAACACGCCCTCCTCGCCATATCTCACGGTGTAGTCGATTTGCTTGCCCAGACTTACAATCAGATCCGCGTGTTTCAGGGAGTCGGCGAATTGGCCGAGCGCCGGGTCGCGGAGCGCACGCGGGCTTTCGATCGGCACGACGGGGGCGTCGATGGCGTCGGTCAGCGCGGCGAGCAAGTCTCCCGCACGCGTCTCCGTCATCGCCGGGCCGGTCAGGATCACGGGGCGCTCCGATGCGGCAAAAGCCTCAAGAAGCGTCTCGATGTCGCTCTCACGCGGCAGTGCGGGCTGGCGGGCGAACGCGTCAGCGGGCGGCACGGTCGCATTCGTCTGCGCCGTCAGCACGTCGGCAGGCAACGCCACATGCACCGGCCCCGGACGACCCGAGCGCGCAAGACTGATCGCGCGCGCCAGGTCCTCTCCGAGGGTGTGCTCGCTCATGACACGCACGGAGGCCTTCGTCACCGGCCCGGCCATTGTGGTCTGGTCAAGTTCGTGAAAGGCCCCGTAGCCGTCGCGTACAAGCGGCGAGTCGCCGCTTAGCAGAATGACAGGCGTTTCCGACGTCTTGGCCGAATACATTGCTGAGAGGGCGTTGGCAAAGCCGGGCCCGGCAGTCACCATTGCTACGCCGACGTCGCCGGTGAGCTGCGCGTAAGCCTCCGCCATGAAGACGGCGCAGGCTTCGTGGCGCGTGTGGATGAGACGCAGGTCGGTGTCGAGCGCAGCGTCGAAGATCGACATGATCTGGTTGCCGGACAGCGCAAAAACGGTCTTGGCGCCGCAGGCGGCCAGAGACTGTGCGACTATGTCGGCGCCTCTCATGCGTTGTCCTCCCTGCACCCCCTTCGAGGGCTTTGCTTTCGTTGCCAGGAACGCTAAAAGTTTTTACTGACTCAATCAAGCCCCTTTCCTCTTGAGCGCGGCTAAACGCAACAAGGCGCCGGAGCAGGCCGATGGACGTGAAATCCCTTTATACACTCATCGCGATTGCCGACCACGGCAGTTTCGGCGATGCCGGGCGGGCGGTCGGTCTGTCCACGTCGGGCGTGAGCCTGCAGGTCCGCGCGCTGGAGGACGAGCTCGGCATGACGCTCTTCGATCGCAGCACCCGGCCGCCGCGGCTGACCGACCAAGGCCGCGCCTTTGTCCAGCGCGCCCGCGAGGTGATCGCCGCCTGGGAGAATCTGAGCGAGAGCCTGAAGCGCGACGCCACGCGCGGGGTACTCCGGGTCGGGGCGGTCCACACCTCGGTTTCGAGCATCGTGCCGCCCGCGCTCGCCCGGCTGCAGGCGCGGACGCCGGACCTGCACATTCACCTGATGACGGCGCTGTCGCATGAACTGGAAGACGCGCTGAAGCGCGGCACGCTGGATGCGGCCATACTCTCGCGACCGGCTTCGGTCGATCCGGCGCTCCGCTACCGGCCGGTTGTCGAAGAGCCGCTGGCCGTCATCGCGCATGAAAGCCTGGAAGGGGCCAGCGACCGCGAGCTCTTGGAGCGCCATCCCTATGTGCGTTTCAACCGATTTGCGCGCGTCGCGCGGCAGGTGGAGGCCGAGTTCGCCCGGCGCGGCATTGTCATAAGTTCCCGGATGGAGGTGGATACGCTGGAGGGCGTGGTTCGGCTGGTCGGCAGCCTGCTAGGCGTTTCCGTCGTGCCAGTGCCGCGCGTCGGCTTCCAGTTCCCTGCGGAGATTCGCACGGTGCCGTTCGGCGCCCCGCCGATCGTGCGCGAACTCGGATTGATCGAGCCGGCGGTAAATGCGCGCGCGCACTTCTGCGATCTGCTCTTTGAGGAGCTTGAAGCCCTGGCGTCTGGGGATCAGGAGAGGAAAGGAGAAAATGGTACCGCTGCCCCGGCTCGAACGGGGGACCTCTAGATCCACAATCTAGCGCTCTAACCAACTGAGCTACAGCGGCCCTCGGATGACCATAAGGCTAGTGCGTCACACGCCACGATGCAAGAGGGTCGGGCGGGCGCGCGCCGGCTTCTCGGCAGCCGGAATGTTCTTCCTATGTTCGCATTTTGGAATTGACACGCATTGCGCGAGAAGTTAGAACATAAAGTGAACATTGGGCCCCCGCTAGAGTCCCAACGTTCCCCGCGCCGCTCAGGGTATCGACTGTGCGATTGCCGCCGCACAGCGTCCCACGGAACGGCGTCATTCAAGCGCAGGCGGGTTGCCGCAGCGGGCGCGCTGCACTCAGGTTGCTGCGTGAGCGCGCTCAGGCCCCGGCCATCGACCCTTCCCCGCCCCCACCGAAGGATGGTTCGGTCGGCTGCGGCGCCCGTCTGCGCTTTTTTCTTTCTCATGCGCGGCGTTTTGCCGGGGTTGGCATCGTATCGTTTGCCGGCCCAAATGATAAGCTATCCGCGAGCTCAAGTTCCTTTCGGGGCGAAGCACGATGGCGCGCATTGATGTAATAGGGGCCGGGATCACTGGCTTGTGGCAGGCTTTTACGCTGGCCGAGCGCGGCCATCATGTGCGCCTGCTAGAGCGCAGTCGCGAGCCATTTGCCGATGCGGCCAGCCGGTTGGGCGGGGCGATGCTCGCGCCTTACTGCGAGGCCGAAGCCGCACCCGCGATCGTTCGCGACCTCGGCCTGCACGCCATGACCATTTGGCAGGACAAGCTCGACTGCGTCCAGCAGACAGGGACGCTCGTCGTCGCCCAGCCGCGCGACCGCGCGGAGCTCAACCGCTTCGCCGCGCAGACCGAAGCCCATGAGACGGTCGACAGCGCCCGCGTCGCCGAATTGGAGCCGGCACTCGAAGAACGCTTCCGTACCGGTCTTTTCTACGCGCATGAGGCCTATGTGCCACCGAATAGCGCGCTTGCCGCGCTTCTGCAGGGAATCCGGGCTGCCGGCGCTGAGCTGCATTTCGGGGCTGAAAGGATCGAAGGCTACGCGGACTTCACGATTGACTGCCGTGGCCTCGCCGCGCGCGACGATCTTCCAGGCTTGCGCGGCGTGCGCGGAGAAATGGCATTGGTCGAGACCTCGGAGATAACGTTGCACCGGCCTGTTCGCCTCCTGCATCCCCGGTTTCCCCTCTATGTGGTTCCTTGGGGCGGCGACACTTACATGATTGGTGCGACCGTGCTGGAAAGCGACGATCGCGGTCCGGTGACGCTCCGCTCGGGGCTCGACCTGCTTGGGCTTGCCTATGCGCTGCACCCGGCATTCGGCCAGGCACGGATTGTCCAACTCGCTGCGGATGTCCGTCCGGCCTTTTCCGACAACGTGCCGCGCATTATTTTCCGGGGAAGCCGCATCTACGTGAACGGCATGTATCGGCACGGCTACCTTACGGCGCCCGCGCTGGCGGCGATGACAGCGGACTACGTGGAGGGGCGCCGGCCGAATTCGGAGATTATCGTTGAGGATAACGGTTAACGGCGAACAACGGGAGACGCAGGCCGCCACGCTGGAACAGTTGTGTGCCGCGCTGGGTTACGGTGAGCAGCGCATTGCGACAGCCGTGAATGGGGAATTCGTCCCCGCGGACGAGCGGCCGAAGACGCGCCTGCACGACAATGACAGGATCGAGATCGTTGCGCCGCGCCAGGGCGGCTGACGGCGCGCGAAGCGAGACCGCCATGAACATGATCGACACGAAAGACGCGCTGGAGCTTTACGGTACGCGACTCACCTCGCGGCTGTTGCTGGGCACGGCGCTCTATCCCTCGCCGGAGATGCTGCGGGCAGCCTTCGAGGCCTCCGCTGCGCAGATCGTCACGGTTTCACTGCGTCGTGAGTCTTCCTCGGAGCGTGCGGGCGAACAGTTCTGGCGCTTCATCGAGTCGCTTGAAGGCGTGCGCGTCCTGCCCAATACCGCCGGCTGCCGCACGGTGAAGGAGGCGGTGACGACCGCGCAAATGGCGCGGGAGATGTTCGGGACGCCCTGGGTCAAGCTGGAGGTGATCGCCAACGACGACACGCTGCAGCCCGACGTGATCGGTCTTGTCGAGGCTGCGCGCATCCTCACCGAGGAAGGGTTCCAGGTCTTCCCCTACACGACGGAGGACCTGAGCGTGGGCGAGCGGCTGATCGAAGCCGGCTGCGATGTGCTCATGCCGTGGGGCTCGCCGATCGGCTCGGGGCAGGGGCTGAACAACATTTTCGGCCTGCGGATGCTGCGCGCCTATTTCCCTGATGTGCCGCTCATCGTGGATGCGGGCATCGGCGCGCCATCCCATGCCGCGCATGCGATGGAGCTCGGCTATGATGCCGTATTGCTGAACACCGCCATCGCAAAGGCTGGCGACCCCGAGCAAATGGCCGCCGCCTTCGCCCGCGCGATCGAAGCTGGCCGGCTGGGGTACAAGGCCGGGATCATGCCGCCGCGCGAGATGGCGAGCCCCTCCACGCCGGTTGCCGGAACGCCGTTCTTCGAGCCTGACGATGATTGATCGCTTTTATCCCGTCCTGCCCGACATCGACTGGCTGGAGCGGCTGGTGCCGCTTGGTGTCCGCTTCGTGCAGCTCCGGCTGAAGGAGGCGCCGGAGGATGAAGTGCGCAGCCAGATCAGCCGGGCCATGGCGCTGTGCGCGGAACACGGGGCGGAGCTCGTCGTCAATGATTATTGGCGCGAGTCGATCGACCTCGGCGCGGATTTCGTGCACCTGGGACAGGAAGACCTGGCCGCAGCGGATGTCTCGGCCATCCGCGAAGCGGGCATCCGCCTCGGCGTTTCGACGCATGATCACGACGAGTTGGCCAAGGCGCTGGCCGTAGAGCCGGACTATGTGGCGCTCGGGCCGATTTATGAGACCAAGCTCAAGAAGATGAAGTGGGCGCCGCAGGGCCTTGATCGTGTGCGGGAATGGAAGGAAGCCCTACCCTGTCCGCTCGTGGCCATCGGCGGAATCACGGTTGAGCGCGCACCGGACGTGCTGGCGGCGGGCGCGGACAGCATCGCGGTCGTCACCGATCTCGTCACGCACCCCGACCCCGAAGCGCGGACACGCCAATGGCTGGACGTCACGCGTTAGCGGCGACCCGGCGACGAAGAACTTGGCTGGGTCGCGTCGCTACGCTCGCGATGACGGTCAGATGCGGGGCCACTCACTCAAGCGCGGAGGTCGCGCCGTCGACGAAATTGAAGCCCGTGCCGTAGACGACCACCTCGACCCCGCCGTCGACGAGGTTCGGATGGGCAATGCGCACCGCGAGACAGCCATCATAGCCCTGTTCGCGTGCCTTCTCGTCCAGCCGTTCCAGCGCGCGCTCCACCGTGTCCTCCACCAGCGCCTCATAGCGCGCCATGCGCCCGCCGAAGGTGTTCGTGATCTTCTCGCGTACGTCCTTGATGAGGTTGGCCGCAGTCACGGCATAGGCCGTCACCAGCCCGCCTTCGCGCACTTCCCGCCCGGAAAGCCTGTCGACCGTGTAGAGCGTCATTCTTTCCCGCGCCCGATTTCCCGGCCGTGCTGATCCTTCACGATGATCGTCGTTCGCCGCCCGCGGATCATCCGTGCCACAAGGATGATGAAGATCAGCAGCGCCAGCGCCGTGACGGCCAGCGTCCAGGTGTAGGCCTCGACGAACACGCGTGGCTCGACCTGACCTGCGCGGACCTTGCCGAAATCATTGACCATGCCGAACAGGCTGAACGTGCCGCCGGGGTTGAGCAACATGTCGATCGCCGCGTCCTCATCTGCGCTCGCCAGCACCGCCTCCTGCAGCCCGAAGCGCGCCAGTTTTTCCATCCGTGCAGGATTCTCGGAAACCGAGTCGAGCAGCGCGCGGGCCGATTTCTCCGGCAACTCGGTTTCATAGCGCGCCAGCGCGGCGAGTTCCTCTTCATCCAGCCGCGTGGCGAGGCTGCGAACCTTGGCCGGAGGCAGCGCCAACAGCCGTTCGCGCGCTACGCTCGGCAGGGCGGCGAGCCGGTATACGGCCGTGCTGTCATCCACGGAAAGCAGCCGGTTCAGCTCGGGCTGTGAAATCTGCTCCGGCCGGATGCGGCTGTAGACGTCAAAGCGCAGCACCTCGTCAACGCGATCACCCGCCAGTTTTGACCAGGCGATCCCGCTCTCGAGCGAGCGTGTCTGGCGCGCGATCTCGATGCCGTCCAGGCTGAGCGTGTCCAGCGCGGTCTTGAGCGAGCTGCCTTCCAGGCGCTCGAACACCGCCGGCTCGCCCTCCTGCTGGACGATCAGCTCGACGATCTCGCCCAGCCGCGCCAGCTCTTTCGCTTCGCGCTCGCGGAGGAAGTCCTTGAAGGCCGCGTTCTGGTCCGCCAAGGAGAGCAGAAGATCATAGCGATCCTGAAACGATTGCCACATCGCGAACATGTTGGCAGCGGTTTCCTGCGAGATAGTCTCGATGTTCTCGTTGACAAAGCCGGAGATGCTCTCGGCGATCTCGGTCTTGATGAGCTGCTTGGAATCGTCCGACTTCATCCGCTCCTCGATAAGCGGAAAGACGCCTTCGCCCGCGTCGATCAGGTCCTTCACGATCAGCGCCAGCCCGATCAGCCCGGTAAAGGATGAGACGATCCGCGTGGCGATTGCGCCGGCCAGCCGCCGGCCCATCTGGGCCACCATGCGCGCGATCATGCGCCGCGTCATCACAAGCAGCAAGCCGCCGATCGCCTCGCTGCCCTGAAAGACCAGATCGCCCGTTGTGATGGCGGGTGTGCCGGACTGCGCCGCGACATCCAGCGATGTTTCCGTCTGTTGAACGAACGACTGCGCGATCGCGCCGCCATAGCGTGCTTCAAGCGCCAGCCGCATGCAGGAGACCGCCGGGCCGGAGGCGGCCGCGGCCGCCGTTTCGAGTCGCGCACCGATATCCTTGCCGATCGCCGTTGTCAGGTCGGACATGGCGTTGCGGAAGGCCTCGGAGGTGTAGGTCTTCTCCGCGACGGCGATCGCGAATTCCTCCGCCTGATCTCGGCTGATGGTGGAATAGGCGCGGTCGAACCAATCCGTATCGGCGCGGACTTCCTGGATGGCGATGTCGATCTGCTCATCGATACGCGCATCCATTCGGGTCTCGGTCCATTGCTGCTGGACCAGGGCGGCATAGTTCAGCCCGCTCAACTCCGCCTTGAGGCGCTGCTGTGTGATCGACCCGATCGCCGCGCGCACGTTTTCGTCGTCAAGCTGG
Encoded here:
- a CDS encoding LysR substrate-binding domain-containing protein; protein product: MDVKSLYTLIAIADHGSFGDAGRAVGLSTSGVSLQVRALEDELGMTLFDRSTRPPRLTDQGRAFVQRAREVIAAWENLSESLKRDATRGVLRVGAVHTSVSSIVPPALARLQARTPDLHIHLMTALSHELEDALKRGTLDAAILSRPASVDPALRYRPVVEEPLAVIAHESLEGASDRELLERHPYVRFNRFARVARQVEAEFARRGIVISSRMEVDTLEGVVRLVGSLLGVSVVPVPRVGFQFPAEIRTVPFGAPPIVRELGLIEPAVNARAHFCDLLFEELEALASGDQERKGENGTAAPARTGDL
- a CDS encoding FAD-dependent oxidoreductase: MARIDVIGAGITGLWQAFTLAERGHHVRLLERSREPFADAASRLGGAMLAPYCEAEAAPAIVRDLGLHAMTIWQDKLDCVQQTGTLVVAQPRDRAELNRFAAQTEAHETVDSARVAELEPALEERFRTGLFYAHEAYVPPNSALAALLQGIRAAGAELHFGAERIEGYADFTIDCRGLAARDDLPGLRGVRGEMALVETSEITLHRPVRLLHPRFPLYVVPWGGDTYMIGATVLESDDRGPVTLRSGLDLLGLAYALHPAFGQARIVQLAADVRPAFSDNVPRIIFRGSRIYVNGMYRHGYLTAPALAAMTADYVEGRRPNSEIIVEDNG
- the thiS gene encoding sulfur carrier protein ThiS, with product MRITVNGEQRETQAATLEQLCAALGYGEQRIATAVNGEFVPADERPKTRLHDNDRIEIVAPRQGG
- a CDS encoding thiazole synthase, with the protein product MNMIDTKDALELYGTRLTSRLLLGTALYPSPEMLRAAFEASAAQIVTVSLRRESSSERAGEQFWRFIESLEGVRVLPNTAGCRTVKEAVTTAQMAREMFGTPWVKLEVIANDDTLQPDVIGLVEAARILTEEGFQVFPYTTEDLSVGERLIEAGCDVLMPWGSPIGSGQGLNNIFGLRMLRAYFPDVPLIVDAGIGAPSHAAHAMELGYDAVLLNTAIAKAGDPEQMAAAFARAIEAGRLGYKAGIMPPREMASPSTPVAGTPFFEPDDD
- a CDS encoding thiamine phosphate synthase, yielding MIDRFYPVLPDIDWLERLVPLGVRFVQLRLKEAPEDEVRSQISRAMALCAEHGAELVVNDYWRESIDLGADFVHLGQEDLAAADVSAIREAGIRLGVSTHDHDELAKALAVEPDYVALGPIYETKLKKMKWAPQGLDRVREWKEALPCPLVAIGGITVERAPDVLAAGADSIAVVTDLVTHPDPEARTRQWLDVTR
- a CDS encoding YbjQ family protein, producing the protein MTLYTVDRLSGREVREGGLVTAYAVTAANLIKDVREKITNTFGGRMARYEALVEDTVERALERLDEKAREQGYDGCLAVRIAHPNLVDGGVEVVVYGTGFNFVDGATSALE